The Argentina anserina chromosome 3, drPotAnse1.1, whole genome shotgun sequence genome includes a region encoding these proteins:
- the LOC126789431 gene encoding transcription factor bHLH122 isoform X2, whose protein sequence is MESDLQQQHHKPQQHVNSSLLRYRSAPSSYFANILDTEFNEPFFNRAPSPETERILSRFMSGQGGDVGGTEEIVPHQKVATDQQPQFLVPKLDIEAEMIQQQQQQQQQQQQHQQQQQQQQQQQQQQQQNHMNSYTSQGFYQNPSPKPPLPNQNMVSSECASAAVYPMGSNQLPPMKTGGVTHSNLIRHSSSPAGLFANINIDVAGYAAALRGMGNVGARNSTNEEASFSPATRLKNFSSGPPLSTSSMMSPISEVGEKRMRSNNQDPNGGGFSEGRGNNYASGFPMGSWEESSLLGDDIIGSTGFRDDDDDVKTITGLNASETRNSEARSRPLAHHLSLPKTSAEMAAIENFLQFQDSVPCKIRAKRGCATHPRSIAERVRRTRISERMRKLQELVPNMDKQTNTADMLDLAVDYIKDLQTEVQTLSEARSKCTCSSQQQ, encoded by the exons ATGGAGTCCGATCTTCAGCAGCAACATCATAAACCACAGCAGCATGTGAATTCTAGTTTATTGCGGTACCGATCAGCACCGAGTTCTTATTTCGCAAATATATTGGATACAGAATTCAATGAACCCTTCTTCAACCGAGCCCCAAGCCCTGAAACTGAGAGAATTCTATCTCGGTTTATGTCTGGTCAAGGTGGTGATGTTGGAGGGACAGAAGAAATTGTACCACATCAGAAAGTAGCTACAGATCAACAACCACAGTTTTTAGTGCCTAAGCTGGATATTGAAGCAGAAATGattcagcagcagcagcagcaacagcagcagcagcagcagcatcagcaacaacaacaacagcagcagcagcagcagcaacaacaacagcagAATCATATGAACAGCTATACTTCTCAGGGTTTTTACCaaaatccatctccaaaaCCACCTTTGCCGAATCAGAATATGGTGTCATCTGAATGTGCTTCTGCTGCTGTTTATCCAATGGGGTCAAATCAGTTGCCTCCCATGAAAACTGGTGGTGTCACTCACTCAAATCTTATTCGACATAGTAGCTCTCCTGCTGGACTTTTCGCCAATATCAATATTGATg TGGCAGGGTATGCTGCTGCATTGAGAGGCATGGGAAATGTTGGAGCGCGTAATAGTACTAATGAAGAAGCATCTTTTTCTCCTGCAACCAGATTGAAGAATTTCTCATCAGGGCCACCATTATCTACTTCTAGCATGATGAGTCCAATTTCAGAAGTTGGGGAGAAAAGAATGAGATCTAATAATCAAGATCCCAATGGAGGTGGGTTTAGCGAAGGTCGTGGTAACAATTATGCCTCAGGTTTTCCCATGGGTTCATGGGAGGAATCTTCTCTTTTGGGGGATGACATCATTGGTTCAACCGGCTTTagggatgatgatgatgatgtgaaaACAATTACTGGCCTGAATGCTTCAGAAACTCGG AATTCAGAAGCAAGAAGTCGCCCTCTGGCTCATCACTTGAGCTTGCCAAAAACATCAGCAGAAATGGCTGCCATTGAAAATTTCTTGCAGTTCCAAGATTCTGTGCCTTGTAAGATTCGAGCAAAGCGGGGTTGTGCTACACACCCTCGAAGCATTGCTGAGAGG GTCAGAAGAACCCGAATCAGTGAACGAATGAGGAAACTACAAGAACTTGTACCTAACATGGACAAA CAAACCAACACAGCAGACATGTTAGATTTGGCTGTTGACTACATAAAAGACCTTCAAACTGAAGTCCAG ACACTGTCAGAAGCTCGTTCTAAGTGTACGTGTTCAAGCCAGCAGCAGTAA
- the LOC126789445 gene encoding uncharacterized protein LOC126789445 isoform X2 — protein sequence MCLIVEEEFISAGVNAYALGCTDEGLRKELIDMKLSGVEIEAMECYGGSTSLKSKIASGEIDECILWLSIIFITILCTPQPTIVRWSSTPPVSDEERLKWKGFCAVIANAYYLRGMAWLPVKTLQLEQMAVVGHAEEPSVVASRMRLVFSTLEVVSPQWPRV from the exons ATGTGCTTGATCGTGGAGGAG GAGTTCATCAGTGCTGGGGTGAATGCTTATGCACTGGGATGCACAGATGAGGGATTAAGAAAAGAGCTTATTGATATGAAGCTATCCGGGGTTGAAATTGAAGCAATGGAGTGCTATGGTGGAAGCACCAGTTTGAAATCCAAGATTGCATCAGGGGAG ATTGATGAGTGCATTTTGTGGTTGAGCATTATATTTATCACCATCCTGTGTACTCCTCAACCGACAATAGTTAGATGGTCATCCACACCGCCAGTGTCAGATGAGGAAAGGCTCAAGTGGAAAGGCTTTTGTGCAGTCATAGCAAATGCTTATTACTTGAGGGGAATGGCGTG GCTTCCCGTAAAGACTCTTCAACTAGAGCAAATGGCAGTAGTTGGACATGCTGAGGAACCATCTGTTGTTGCAAGTCGAATGCGATTGGTGTTTAGTACTCTCGAG GTTGTGAGTCCACAGTGGCCTAGAGTATAG
- the LOC126789445 gene encoding uncharacterized protein LOC126789445 isoform X1: MMMVYAPRAITYLDSHILNETILPCKNTHVNSLSSNISICLGTIRAPCSSMLSASSFYWKSRNHQSSTKKWLCQMHDSIPSDDEYRSSRNIAISLFRRYRNVLDRGGGDNLKEFISAGVNAYALGCTDEGLRKELIDMKLSGVEIEAMECYGGSTSLKSKIASGEIDECILWLSIIFITILCTPQPTIVRWSSTPPVSDEERLKWKGFCAVIANAYYLRGMAWLPVKTLQLEQMAVVGHAEEPSVVASRMRLVFSTLEVVSPQWPRV, translated from the exons ATGATGATGGTTTATGCTCCAAGAGCTATTACATATCTAGATTCTCATATACTAAATGAGACAATACTACCATGTAAGAATACACATGTCAATTCCTTGAGCAGCAATATTTCAATCTGTCTTGGCACAATTCGAGCTCCTTGTAGTTCTATGTTGTCTGCTTCTTCGTTTTATTGGAAGAGTCGAAATCATCAGAGCAGTACCAAGAAATGGCTA TGCCAGATGCATGATTCCATTCCATCAGATGACGAGTATCGATCATCGCGAAACATAGCAATCAGTTTGTTTAGGAGGTACAGGAATGTGCTTGATCGTGGAGGAGGTGACAACTTGAAA GAGTTCATCAGTGCTGGGGTGAATGCTTATGCACTGGGATGCACAGATGAGGGATTAAGAAAAGAGCTTATTGATATGAAGCTATCCGGGGTTGAAATTGAAGCAATGGAGTGCTATGGTGGAAGCACCAGTTTGAAATCCAAGATTGCATCAGGGGAG ATTGATGAGTGCATTTTGTGGTTGAGCATTATATTTATCACCATCCTGTGTACTCCTCAACCGACAATAGTTAGATGGTCATCCACACCGCCAGTGTCAGATGAGGAAAGGCTCAAGTGGAAAGGCTTTTGTGCAGTCATAGCAAATGCTTATTACTTGAGGGGAATGGCGTG GCTTCCCGTAAAGACTCTTCAACTAGAGCAAATGGCAGTAGTTGGACATGCTGAGGAACCATCTGTTGTTGCAAGTCGAATGCGATTGGTGTTTAGTACTCTCGAG GTTGTGAGTCCACAGTGGCCTAGAGTATAG
- the LOC126789431 gene encoding transcription factor bHLH122 isoform X1, whose translation MESDLQQQHHKPQQHVNSSLLRYRSAPSSYFANILDTEFNEPFFNRAPSPETERILSRFMSGQGGDVGGTEEIVPHQKVATDQQPQFLVPKLDIEAEMIQQQQQQQQQQQQHQQQQQQQQQQQQQQQQNHMNSYTSQGFYQNPSPKPPLPNQNMVSSECASAAVYPMGSNQLPPMKTGGVTHSNLIRHSSSPAGLFANINIDVAGYAAALRGMGNVGARNSTNEEASFSPATRLKNFSSGPPLSTSSMMSPISEVGEKRMRSNNQDPNGGGFSEGRGNNYASGFPMGSWEESSLLGDDIIGSTGFRDDDDDVKTITGLNASETRNSEARSRPLAHHLSLPKTSAEMAAIENFLQFQDSVPCKIRAKRGCATHPRSIAERVRRTRISERMRKLQELVPNMDKQTNTADMLDLAVDYIKDLQTEVQTLSEARSKCTCSSQQQ comes from the exons ATGGAGTCCGATCTTCAGCAGCAACATCATAAACCACAGCAGCATGTGAATTCTAGTTTATTGCGGTACCGATCAGCACCGAGTTCTTATTTCGCAAATATATTGGATACAGAATTCAATGAACCCTTCTTCAACCGAGCCCCAAGCCCTGAAACTGAGAGAATTCTATCTCGGTTTATGTCTGGTCAAGGTGGTGATGTTGGAGGGACAGAAGAAATTGTACCACATCAGAAAGTAGCTACAGATCAACAACCACAGTTTTTAGTGCCTAAGCTGGATATTGAAGCAGAAATGattcagcagcagcagcagcaacagcagcagcagcagcagcatcagcaacaacaacaacagcagcagcagcagcagcaacaacaacagcagAATCATATGAACAGCTATACTTCTCAGGGTTTTTACCaaaatccatctccaaaaCCACCTTTGCCGAATCAGAATATGGTGTCATCTGAATGTGCTTCTGCTGCTGTTTATCCAATGGGGTCAAATCAGTTGCCTCCCATGAAAACTGGTGGTGTCACTCACTCAAATCTTATTCGACATAGTAGCTCTCCTGCTGGACTTTTCGCCAATATCAATATTGATg TGGCAGGGTATGCTGCTGCATTGAGAGGCATGGGAAATGTTGGAGCGCGTAATAGTACTAATGAAGAAGCATCTTTTTCTCCTGCAACCAGATTGAAGAATTTCTCATCAGGGCCACCATTATCTACTTCTAGCATGATGAGTCCAATTTCAGAAGTTGGGGAGAAAAGAATGAGATCTAATAATCAAGATCCCAATGGAGGTGGGTTTAGCGAAGGTCGTGGTAACAATTATGCCTCAGGTTTTCCCATGGGTTCATGGGAGGAATCTTCTCTTTTGGGGGATGACATCATTGGTTCAACCGGCTTTagggatgatgatgatgatgtgaaaACAATTACTGGCCTGAATGCTTCAGAAACTCGG AATTCAGAAGCAAGAAGTCGCCCTCTGGCTCATCACTTGAGCTTGCCAAAAACATCAGCAGAAATGGCTGCCATTGAAAATTTCTTGCAGTTCCAAGATTCTGTGCCTTGTAAGATTCGAGCAAAGCGGGGTTGTGCTACACACCCTCGAAGCATTGCTGAGAGG GTCAGAAGAACCCGAATCAGTGAACGAATGAGGAAACTACAAGAACTTGTACCTAACATGGACAAA CAAACCAACACAGCAGACATGTTAGATTTGGCTGTTGACTACATAAAAGACCTTCAAACTGAAGTCCAG ACACTGTCAGAAGCTCGTTCGAAGTGTACGTGTTCAAGCCAGCAGCAGTAA
- the LOC126787551 gene encoding uncharacterized protein LOC126787551 gives MEDSPYQELRFGLESTRLRLGSAFLSPIPSPSTRRLSITSAERRPSRCGVRNAPAAARQLSWMSLQGWLADADEATSARAIKGGLEPDQAVAWELFTPIQRILFVAVISVAAAESKKNRRIVELKKSVEFRDQVLSNMQHKLDSLCAQISNIHQTGTETIETPDMCPTKDIEMQSSDSFGCDKIKFVDCGCWLCDQHRDISQGLVGSNDMKGSKGYEILQYKMSLEHVAEQEERRMSDLSDIASSITSAADFQLNSLALEQDMYNLRRDCEEKDGTIRELTSLLHSSEAAGSKRIAQLEDIIRRKNSTITRLKRDMAVLEQRVVHHARLQRSSYSSSLSSDDSDTADPLPKGPHMADNLLYDLDSTTSPSSDSDSSFPVNRTRALVSKTPEIATTLETLPQTYESSSTSQKSAPEKTPISTSVAPLKEITMNSSHLRSVKTKYQPVSPRRQSLSLKSHQPSPLSPFSKRPQTANPSSRPASPLSPLSSRSQSATTFKKSSTSQTSRPRQLSAGGDSKVSKKRYLPLRKESKNATPQKRWA, from the exons ATGGAAGACTCCCCCTACCAAGAGCTCCGATTCGGCTTGGAATCCACTCGGCTCCGTCTCGGCTCGGCTTTCCTAAGCCCCATCCCCTCCCCCTCCACCCGGCGCCTCTCCATCACCAGCGCCGAGAGGAGGCCGAGCCGGTGCGGAGTTCGCAATGCGCCCGCGGCGGCTCGACAGCTGTCCTGGATGTCGCTGCAGGGGTGGCTGGCCGACGCGGACGAGGCCACGTCGGCACGAGCCATAAAGGGGGGCTTGGAGCCGGACCAAGCCGTGGCTTGGGAGCTGTTTACCCCAATCCAGAGGATTCTCTTCGTCGCCGTCATCAGCGTCGCCGCCGCCGAGTCCAAGAAGAACCGGCGCATTGTGGAGCTGAAGAAATCTGTGGAGTTTAGG GATCAGGTGTTATCAAACATGCAGCACAAGCTTGACAGTCTGTGCGCGCAGATAAGTAACATTCACCAAACAGGAACTGAGACTATTGAGACTCCGGACATGTGCCCAACGAAGGACATAGAAATGCAATCCAGTGATTCTTTTGGTTGTGATAAAATCAAATTTGTTGATTGTGGTTGCTGGCTTTGTGATCAGCATCGTGATATTTCTCAAGGTTTGGTG GGCAGTAATGACATGAAAGGATCCAAGGGGTATGAGATACTACAATATAAAATGTCTCTAGAGCATGTAGCAGAGCAAGAGGAGCGCCGCATGTCTGATTTATCAGACATAGCATCAAGTATCACATCTGCTGCTGACTTCCAG CTGAACAGCTTAGCTCTCGAACAAGACATGTACAACCTCAGAAGGGACTGTGAAGAGAAAGATGGGACCATAAGAGAGCTAACCTCTTTACTCCACTCATCTGAAGCTGCTGGTTCAAAG AGAATTGCACAGTTGGAGGACATAATACGTAGGAAAAATTCAACAATAACAAGACTAAAGAGGGACATGGCTGTTCTGGAGCAAAGA GTGGTACACCATGCAAGGCTTCAGAGATCCTCGTACTCTTCTTCCTTAAGCTCAGATGATTCAGACACTGCAGACCCTCTTCCAAAAGGTCCGCACATGGCAGACAATTTGCTCTATGATTTGGATAGTACTACTAGCCCGTCTTCCGATTCAGATAGTTCCTTCCCTGTGAACAGAACACGTGCTCTTGTTTCTAAAACTCCAGAGATTGCTACAACTCTAGAGACTCTTCCTCAGACTTATGAGTCTTCTTCAACAAGCCAGAAATCAGCACCAGAGAAGACACCAATTTCTACATCAGTGGCTCCTTTGAAAGAGATAACTATGAATTCAAGCCATTTACGGTCGGTGAAGACAAAATATCAACCAGTCAGTCCAAGACGGCAATCCCTGAGTCTAAAATCTCATCAACCAAGTCCCTTATCTCCTTTTTCAAAGAGACCTCAAACAGCAAATCCAAGTTCTCGACCAGCAAGTCCCTTATCCCCCTTATCAAGTAGATCTCAGTCAGCCACGACCTTTAAAAAATCCAGTACATCCCAAACTTCGAGGCCAAGGCAGTTGTCAGCTGGTGGAGATTCAAAAGTGAGTAAAAAGCGTTATCTGCCTCTACGAAAGGAATCAAAGAATGCTACTCCACAGAAGAGATGGGCTTAG
- the LOC126789431 gene encoding transcription factor bHLH122 isoform X3, with the protein MESDLQQQHHKPQQHVNSSLLRYRSAPSSYFANILDTEFNEPFFNRAPSPETERILSRFMSGQGGDVGGTEEIVPHQKVATDQQPQFLVPKLDIEAEMIQQQQQQQQQQQQHQQQQQQQQQQQQQQQQNHMNSYTSQGFYQNPSPKPPLPNQNMVSSECASAAVYPMGSNQLPPMKTGGVTHSNLIRHSSSPAGLFANINIDVAGYAAALRGMGNVGARNSTNEEASFSPATRLKNFSSGPPLSTSSMMSPISEVGEKRMRSNNQDPNGGGFSEGRGNNYASGFPMGSWEESSLLGDDIIGSTGFRDDDDDVKTITGLNASETRNSEARSRPLAHHLSLPKTSAEMAAIENFLQFQDSVPCKIRAKRGCATHPRSIAERVRRTRISERMRKLQELVPNMDKQTNTADMLDLAVDYIKDLQTEVQTLSEARSKYTCSSQQQ; encoded by the exons ATGGAGTCCGATCTTCAGCAGCAACATCATAAACCACAGCAGCATGTGAATTCTAGTTTATTGCGGTACCGATCAGCACCGAGTTCTTATTTCGCAAATATATTGGATACAGAATTCAATGAACCCTTCTTCAACCGAGCCCCAAGCCCTGAAACTGAGAGAATTCTATCTCGGTTTATGTCTGGTCAAGGTGGTGATGTTGGAGGGACAGAAGAAATTGTACCACATCAGAAAGTAGCTACAGATCAACAACCACAGTTTTTAGTGCCTAAGCTGGATATTGAAGCAGAAATGattcagcagcagcagcagcaacagcagcagcagcagcagcatcagcaacaacaacaacagcagcagcagcagcagcaacaacaacagcagAATCATATGAACAGCTATACTTCTCAGGGTTTTTACCaaaatccatctccaaaaCCACCTTTGCCGAATCAGAATATGGTGTCATCTGAATGTGCTTCTGCTGCTGTTTATCCAATGGGGTCAAATCAGTTGCCTCCCATGAAAACTGGTGGTGTCACTCACTCAAATCTTATTCGACATAGTAGCTCTCCTGCTGGACTTTTCGCCAATATCAATATTGATg TGGCAGGGTATGCTGCTGCATTGAGAGGCATGGGAAATGTTGGAGCGCGTAATAGTACTAATGAAGAAGCATCTTTTTCTCCTGCAACCAGATTGAAGAATTTCTCATCAGGGCCACCATTATCTACTTCTAGCATGATGAGTCCAATTTCAGAAGTTGGGGAGAAAAGAATGAGATCTAATAATCAAGATCCCAATGGAGGTGGGTTTAGCGAAGGTCGTGGTAACAATTATGCCTCAGGTTTTCCCATGGGTTCATGGGAGGAATCTTCTCTTTTGGGGGATGACATCATTGGTTCAACCGGCTTTagggatgatgatgatgatgtgaaaACAATTACTGGCCTGAATGCTTCAGAAACTCGG AATTCAGAAGCAAGAAGTCGCCCTCTGGCTCATCACTTGAGCTTGCCAAAAACATCAGCAGAAATGGCTGCCATTGAAAATTTCTTGCAGTTCCAAGATTCTGTGCCTTGTAAGATTCGAGCAAAGCGGGGTTGTGCTACACACCCTCGAAGCATTGCTGAGAGG GTCAGAAGAACCCGAATCAGTGAACGAATGAGGAAACTACAAGAACTTGTACCTAACATGGACAAA CAAACCAACACAGCAGACATGTTAGATTTGGCTGTTGACTACATAAAAGACCTTCAAACTGAAGTCCAG ACACTGTCAGAAGCTCGTTCTAAGTATACGTGTTCAAGCCAGCAGCAGTAA
- the LOC126789431 gene encoding transcription factor bHLH122 isoform X4 encodes MESDLQQQHHKPQQHVNSSLLRYRSAPSSYFANILDTEFNEPFFNRAPSPETERILSRFMSGQGGDVGGTEEIVPHQKVATDQQPQFLVPKLDIEAEMIQQQQQQQQQQQQHQQQQQQQQQQQQQQQQNHMNSYTSQGFYQNPSPKPPLPNQNMVSSECASAAVYPMGSNQLPPMKTGGVTHSNLIRHSSSPAGLFANINIDGYAAALRGMGNVGARNSTNEEASFSPATRLKNFSSGPPLSTSSMMSPISEVGEKRMRSNNQDPNGGGFSEGRGNNYASGFPMGSWEESSLLGDDIIGSTGFRDDDDDVKTITGLNASETRNSEARSRPLAHHLSLPKTSAEMAAIENFLQFQDSVPCKIRAKRGCATHPRSIAERVRRTRISERMRKLQELVPNMDKQTNTADMLDLAVDYIKDLQTEVQTLSEARSKCTCSSQQQ; translated from the exons ATGGAGTCCGATCTTCAGCAGCAACATCATAAACCACAGCAGCATGTGAATTCTAGTTTATTGCGGTACCGATCAGCACCGAGTTCTTATTTCGCAAATATATTGGATACAGAATTCAATGAACCCTTCTTCAACCGAGCCCCAAGCCCTGAAACTGAGAGAATTCTATCTCGGTTTATGTCTGGTCAAGGTGGTGATGTTGGAGGGACAGAAGAAATTGTACCACATCAGAAAGTAGCTACAGATCAACAACCACAGTTTTTAGTGCCTAAGCTGGATATTGAAGCAGAAATGattcagcagcagcagcagcaacagcagcagcagcagcagcatcagcaacaacaacaacagcagcagcagcagcagcaacaacaacagcagAATCATATGAACAGCTATACTTCTCAGGGTTTTTACCaaaatccatctccaaaaCCACCTTTGCCGAATCAGAATATGGTGTCATCTGAATGTGCTTCTGCTGCTGTTTATCCAATGGGGTCAAATCAGTTGCCTCCCATGAAAACTGGTGGTGTCACTCACTCAAATCTTATTCGACATAGTAGCTCTCCTGCTGGACTTTTCGCCAATATCAATATTGATg GGTATGCTGCTGCATTGAGAGGCATGGGAAATGTTGGAGCGCGTAATAGTACTAATGAAGAAGCATCTTTTTCTCCTGCAACCAGATTGAAGAATTTCTCATCAGGGCCACCATTATCTACTTCTAGCATGATGAGTCCAATTTCAGAAGTTGGGGAGAAAAGAATGAGATCTAATAATCAAGATCCCAATGGAGGTGGGTTTAGCGAAGGTCGTGGTAACAATTATGCCTCAGGTTTTCCCATGGGTTCATGGGAGGAATCTTCTCTTTTGGGGGATGACATCATTGGTTCAACCGGCTTTagggatgatgatgatgatgtgaaaACAATTACTGGCCTGAATGCTTCAGAAACTCGG AATTCAGAAGCAAGAAGTCGCCCTCTGGCTCATCACTTGAGCTTGCCAAAAACATCAGCAGAAATGGCTGCCATTGAAAATTTCTTGCAGTTCCAAGATTCTGTGCCTTGTAAGATTCGAGCAAAGCGGGGTTGTGCTACACACCCTCGAAGCATTGCTGAGAGG GTCAGAAGAACCCGAATCAGTGAACGAATGAGGAAACTACAAGAACTTGTACCTAACATGGACAAA CAAACCAACACAGCAGACATGTTAGATTTGGCTGTTGACTACATAAAAGACCTTCAAACTGAAGTCCAG ACACTGTCAGAAGCTCGTTCGAAGTGTACGTGTTCAAGCCAGCAGCAGTAA